One genomic region from Mesorhizobium terrae encodes:
- a CDS encoding MurR/RpiR family transcriptional regulator, protein MRKQASQAGVSHSTMMRLARWLGLDGYEDIRSLYARALRERGAGEGARANPLPQQDPDYPAAGIAADTLAAQIASLGEYGSAMQFLAAAKLIAGSTTIFGLGFGPSRSVASHFVQTISPLLGEDRKAVLVAGAEALLDAKVGDVVLVVGSAPYERATIDFARQSASQGAAVLAITDSSVSPLARMARETIVVTSNSSSFFPSMVPAFAAVEILVALATPLTDVDAVEKFKQSQEQLAAFGVYWKAAR, encoded by the coding sequence ATGCGCAAGCAGGCCAGTCAGGCGGGTGTATCGCACAGCACCATGATGCGGCTGGCGCGCTGGCTTGGCCTCGACGGCTACGAGGATATACGCAGCCTGTACGCTCGCGCCCTGCGTGAGCGCGGTGCAGGCGAGGGCGCGCGCGCCAACCCGTTGCCGCAACAGGATCCGGATTACCCGGCGGCTGGTATCGCGGCGGATACGCTCGCCGCTCAGATCGCCAGTCTCGGCGAATATGGCAGTGCCATGCAGTTTCTGGCAGCCGCCAAGCTGATTGCCGGGTCGACGACCATTTTTGGTTTGGGCTTCGGACCCTCGCGTTCGGTCGCCAGCCATTTCGTGCAGACGATTTCGCCGCTCCTCGGCGAGGACCGCAAGGCCGTGCTCGTGGCTGGCGCCGAGGCACTGCTGGATGCCAAGGTTGGCGATGTCGTGCTCGTCGTCGGGTCCGCGCCCTACGAACGCGCTACCATCGATTTTGCCCGTCAGTCCGCAAGCCAGGGCGCGGCGGTACTGGCCATTACCGACAGCAGCGTCTCTCCGCTGGCGCGCATGGCGCGCGAGACAATCGTGGTGACATCGAATTCAAGTTCGTTTTTCCCAAGCATGGTGCCGGCATTCGCCGCGGTTGAAATCCTGGTCGCTCTGGCCACCCCGCTGACCGATGTCGACGCCGTCGAGAAATTCAAACAGTCGCAAGAGCAGCTCGCTGCCTTCGGCGTCTATTGGAAGGCCGCTCGCTAG
- a CDS encoding SctD/MshK family protein, which translates to MSAHSTRKLEGGAGKLALRAVASGATSLVPDKPATLAVTRGFHNGASLELTEPSYVIGSDGASDIVLRDPGIAALHARLHRKGNLVEIEAIGGDLELAGGETIWKGQGCRRRLPLGISLGDAQLRLTGPAPTKSRWSLPRRPLLAGGVLIAAVFAISIAANGLSIAKTDDKPASLALADGEVTGSVPGNGADAEHLAAAQAELTARLAQSGLETVAVGRSSERLVVSGTIPNAQSGTWTEVRLWFDQKFGQVPLVSNIAVGDAAQPPRLTLQAIWYGERPYVIAGDGTRYHEGAFTNDGWTIKEIGQTALVLTKGGATVALKYQ; encoded by the coding sequence ATGAGCGCTCACTCGACCCGAAAGCTTGAAGGTGGCGCAGGCAAGCTTGCGTTGCGTGCCGTTGCGAGCGGTGCCACAAGCCTGGTCCCTGACAAACCCGCGACGCTGGCCGTCACCCGCGGTTTCCACAATGGGGCCAGCCTGGAATTGACCGAACCATCCTATGTGATCGGCTCGGACGGCGCTTCGGATATCGTCCTCAGGGATCCAGGAATCGCAGCGCTCCACGCCAGGCTTCACCGCAAGGGTAACCTGGTTGAAATCGAAGCCATCGGCGGCGACCTGGAACTTGCCGGCGGCGAAACCATCTGGAAGGGTCAGGGTTGCCGGCGCCGCCTGCCGCTCGGCATTTCGCTGGGCGACGCACAGTTACGCCTCACGGGACCTGCTCCCACAAAGAGCCGATGGTCGCTGCCGCGACGCCCGTTGCTAGCAGGGGGTGTTCTCATCGCCGCGGTTTTTGCGATTTCCATCGCAGCCAATGGCCTGTCCATCGCAAAGACCGATGACAAGCCAGCCAGCCTCGCGCTCGCCGACGGCGAAGTAACGGGCAGCGTTCCCGGAAACGGCGCCGACGCGGAACATCTGGCGGCAGCGCAGGCTGAATTGACAGCGCGCCTCGCACAATCTGGTCTGGAGACCGTTGCCGTCGGACGCTCGTCTGAACGTCTTGTCGTATCGGGCACGATACCCAATGCGCAATCAGGTACCTGGACCGAAGTCCGTTTGTGGTTCGACCAGAAATTCGGTCAAGTGCCGCTTGTTTCGAACATCGCCGTTGGCGATGCCGCGCAACCGCCGCGCCTCACCTTGCAGGCAATCTGGTACGGCGAACGGCCCTATGTAATCGCCGGGGATGGAACACGGTATCACGAAGGCGCTTTCACGAATGACGGCTGGACGATCAAGGAGATCGGCCAGACCGCGCTTGTGCTGACCAAGGGCGGCGCCACGGTCGCGCTGAAATACCAGTGA